One Proteinivorax tanatarense DNA segment encodes these proteins:
- the aroA gene encoding 3-phosphoshikimate 1-carboxyvinyltransferase, protein MLTISKGYDVKNAEYIPAGDKSISHRIAMLAAMSKGSVMIRNFSQAKDCESTLKCIEALGCRIEQKNGLVEISQGKTPEGKVLLDCGNSGTTARLIGVVASFLGIESTIVGDNSLSQRPMNRVVDPLQKFGINIKSRKGKLPIEVIPCNNLSANFNFDMEIASAQVKSAMLLAGLFNKGRLTITQPAQSRDHTEVMLKNYGVDLDVQNSYIIMEGVQIPEVSGEYEVCGDFSSAAFMIAAALVRGFELTIKRVGLNPTRVGFLDILTKMGAKIERYNVKKVDGELTGNIKVFPSKLVGVTVSKELVANAIDELPLVAVLGAFAEGTTKVIDAKELRYKESDRIKSTVTNLSKLGADIEEIGDGFTVKGITQLKGTTLNCHKDHRIIMSMAVAALGSLGETKIEDSKWVNISNSQFFEELKKMVPGSVTKA, encoded by the coding sequence ATGTTGACTATTTCTAAAGGTTATGATGTTAAAAACGCAGAGTATATACCAGCTGGAGATAAATCTATAAGTCATAGAATTGCTATGTTGGCAGCTATGAGTAAAGGTTCAGTTATGATCAGGAATTTTTCTCAAGCTAAAGATTGTGAAAGCACATTGAAATGTATTGAAGCATTGGGGTGTAGGATAGAACAGAAAAATGGATTAGTGGAGATATCTCAGGGTAAAACACCTGAAGGAAAAGTACTTTTAGATTGCGGCAATTCAGGAACTACTGCGAGGTTAATAGGGGTTGTTGCTTCTTTTTTAGGTATTGAATCAACTATTGTTGGAGATAATTCTTTGTCACAACGGCCAATGAATAGGGTTGTGGATCCATTACAAAAATTTGGTATTAACATTAAATCTAGGAAAGGTAAGCTTCCTATAGAGGTAATACCTTGTAATAACTTATCAGCAAACTTTAATTTTGATATGGAAATAGCCAGTGCTCAAGTTAAGTCTGCTATGCTCTTGGCAGGACTTTTTAATAAAGGGCGTCTAACTATAACCCAGCCCGCTCAATCAAGAGATCATACAGAAGTTATGCTAAAGAACTATGGAGTGGATTTAGACGTTCAGAATTCATATATTATTATGGAAGGGGTCCAAATTCCAGAAGTTAGTGGCGAATATGAAGTTTGTGGTGATTTTTCTTCAGCAGCTTTTATGATTGCTGCCGCATTAGTTAGAGGGTTTGAGTTAACCATTAAAAGAGTAGGCCTAAATCCAACTAGAGTGGGTTTTTTAGATATTTTAACAAAGATGGGCGCAAAAATTGAGCGGTATAATGTAAAAAAGGTTGATGGTGAATTAACTGGAAATATTAAAGTTTTTCCTTCAAAATTAGTGGGAGTTACAGTTTCTAAAGAACTAGTAGCTAACGCTATAGATGAGCTTCCACTGGTTGCAGTATTAGGAGCATTTGCTGAAGGTACTACAAAAGTCATTGATGCAAAAGAGTTGAGGTATAAAGAAAGTGATAGGATTAAAAGCACTGTAACTAACCTATCTAAGCTAGGTGCAGATATTGAGGAGATAGGTGATGGATTTACTGTAAAGGGCATAACACAGTTAAAGGGAACTACACTGAACTGCCATAAAGACCATAGAATTATCATGTCAATGGCTGTGGCGGCGCTGGGAAGTCTGGGGGAAACTAAAATAGAAGATTCTAAATGGGTAAATATATCAAACTCACAGTTTTTTGAGGAGCTTAAAAAGATGGTGCCAGGTTCTGTAACAAAAGCTTAA
- a CDS encoding DUF5665 domain-containing protein, with protein MKKLQLQKKLLQKGEEISHQMEKYNIAEYISILNNPKRYLMINFLAGLARGFGIAVGFTILGAVVVYFLQRVMLLNLPVIGDFIAEIVKLVQQNM; from the coding sequence ATGAAAAAGTTACAACTACAAAAGAAGCTTTTACAAAAGGGTGAAGAAATTTCCCACCAAATGGAGAAATATAATATTGCGGAGTATATAAGTATTTTAAACAATCCCAAAAGATATTTAATGATAAATTTTTTAGCTGGACTAGCCAGAGGCTTTGGGATAGCAGTGGGCTTCACGATATTAGGAGCAGTGGTTGTTTACTTTTTACAAAGAGTTATGTTGCTAAATTTGCCAGTAATTGGTGATTTTATAGCAGAAATCGTAAAACTAGTCCAGCAAAACATGTAG
- a CDS encoding TraR/DksA C4-type zinc finger protein — MKDQRDSHLKKKLLKLKRDLETSYIQQNSSLREQTQDLSTYDNHPGELASELYEKEKDLGLKDNSDAEIKKIDDALEKIDLGKYGVCDICGSTIENQRLDAIPYTTVCAHCSKAKSKKHLDSSRY, encoded by the coding sequence ATGAAAGATCAAAGGGATAGTCATTTGAAAAAAAAGTTGTTAAAGTTAAAGCGGGATTTAGAGACAAGCTATATACAACAAAATAGTTCTTTGCGTGAGCAAACCCAAGATCTATCAACATATGATAATCATCCTGGTGAGTTAGCTTCTGAGCTATATGAAAAAGAAAAGGACTTAGGTCTAAAGGATAATAGCGACGCAGAAATAAAAAAAATAGATGATGCTTTGGAAAAAATTGACCTAGGTAAGTATGGGGTATGTGATATATGTGGTAGTACTATAGAGAACCAAAGATTAGACGCCATACCATATACTACTGTTTGTGCTCATTGTAGTAAAGCAAAGTCAAAAAAGCATTTAGATTCTTCGCGATACTAG
- the lspA gene encoding signal peptidase II, whose product MLYPAIILIIIAIDQITKLLAYNLMDMRQSIPIIENFLHLTLWTNPGAAFGILAHQRLFFIVVTILVTVVLGYYIYKLPQEKWFLKLAFSLQIGGAIGNLIDRIYLGEVIDFIDFKIWSPIFNVADIAIVVGVALFALDVIVFDTINDKKEED is encoded by the coding sequence ATGCTTTATCCAGCAATTATTTTAATAATCATAGCCATTGACCAAATAACTAAGTTGTTAGCTTATAATTTAATGGATATGAGACAGAGTATCCCTATAATAGAAAATTTTTTGCATTTGACTTTGTGGACTAACCCAGGAGCAGCTTTTGGGATCCTAGCACATCAAAGGTTATTTTTTATAGTGGTTACTATTCTCGTTACAGTTGTGTTGGGTTACTATATATACAAGCTTCCTCAAGAGAAATGGTTCCTAAAACTGGCCTTCTCTTTGCAAATTGGTGGGGCGATAGGTAACTTAATAGATAGAATTTATTTAGGCGAGGTTATAGACTTTATAGACTTTAAAATATGGTCTCCAATTTTTAATGTGGCAGATATAGCGATAGTAGTTGGGGTTGCACTGTTTGCATTAGATGTTATAGTTTTTGATACTATTAACGATAAGAAAGAAGAGGACTGA
- a CDS encoding RluA family pseudouridine synthase, with product MQKEKHFTCQQCGIRVDVFLVEKTGLSRSQIKKLIQDGNLIVDGKKVMKSSLKLKEEQKITLLIPEPKQTSIEPENIPLNIIYEDTDICVVNKPQDMVVHPAPGHYSGTLVNGLLYHLGDLSSIGGVKRPGVVHRLDKDTSGLLVVAKNDNAHEDLSNQMAERLTKKIYWAIVEGVVKREEGVISAPVGRNPKDRKQMVVIRNSTSREATTYYKVVKRFKEHTLLEFDLITGRTHQIRVHSKFIGHPIVGDLTYGFKRQKFNTSGQILHAKKLGFYHPVTKKWMNFTSPIPAQFTNVLKKLIVMN from the coding sequence TTGCAAAAGGAAAAACATTTTACTTGTCAACAATGTGGAATTAGAGTGGATGTTTTTTTGGTTGAAAAAACAGGCTTGTCTCGATCTCAAATAAAAAAACTAATCCAAGATGGAAACTTAATAGTGGATGGAAAAAAAGTGATGAAATCTAGTTTAAAGTTAAAAGAAGAACAAAAAATTACTCTTCTAATACCAGAGCCTAAACAAACTAGCATAGAACCAGAAAACATTCCTTTAAACATAATTTATGAAGATACAGATATTTGTGTTGTTAATAAACCACAAGATATGGTAGTGCACCCGGCCCCAGGACATTATTCTGGGACCTTAGTAAATGGATTACTGTATCACTTAGGTGACTTATCATCAATTGGTGGTGTAAAAAGACCAGGAGTGGTACATAGGTTAGATAAAGACACTTCCGGCTTGCTCGTGGTGGCAAAAAATGATAATGCCCATGAAGATTTATCAAACCAGATGGCAGAAAGACTAACAAAAAAAATATATTGGGCAATTGTAGAGGGGGTTGTAAAAAGAGAGGAAGGAGTGATTAGCGCACCAGTAGGTCGCAATCCTAAAGACCGAAAGCAAATGGTTGTGATTCGGAACTCAACTAGTAGAGAAGCAACTACATATTATAAAGTTGTAAAAAGATTTAAAGAGCACACTCTTTTAGAATTTGATTTAATAACTGGAAGAACACATCAAATTAGAGTCCATTCAAAATTTATCGGTCATCCTATAGTGGGTGATTTAACTTATGGTTTTAAAAGACAAAAATTTAATACTTCAGGACAGATTCTCCATGCGAAAAAATTGGGCTTTTATCATCCTGTCACCAAAAAGTGGATGAACTTTACAAGCCCTATACCTGCACAATTCACAAATGTGTTAAAGAAACTTATTGTCATGAATTAA
- a CDS encoding uracil-xanthine permease family protein, which yields MKNHNLSAWQMLPLSIQHIFAMFGATILVPALTGLDMGVALFTSALGTLLFHFITKGQVPAYLGSSFAFIYPIQQLSSAYSPAVALGGTAVAGVMYLAVSTLIKIIGTDFLKKILPPVVVGPVIMTIGLSLAPVAKDMATSHTPTAVFTLLIAIMLTSFGKGFLKVIPLLLAIIGGYLFAIGYQWLAPIELFGVTLLSSTNIIDFSAVASSSWVPTLPNFTTPKFEFSAMIYMIPFVLVTLVEHLGDILAIGKTIDKDLVKEPGLPRTLAGDGVATLFASFLGGPPNTTYGENIGVLAITKVKDPKVIQVAAMIVIFLSVNPKFVALLGTIPEAVMGGIVILLFGMIASVGIRTLVENKVDLANTRNLVIVSTILILGISGISVWNFEGMGLAALVGIALNVLLPDFN from the coding sequence ATGAAAAATCATAATTTATCGGCTTGGCAGATGCTGCCACTATCAATTCAGCATATTTTTGCTATGTTTGGTGCAACGATTTTAGTTCCAGCTTTGACTGGGCTTGATATGGGAGTCGCTCTTTTTACTTCAGCTTTGGGAACTTTACTATTTCATTTTATTACCAAGGGGCAGGTGCCCGCATATTTAGGGTCTTCTTTTGCATTTATTTATCCTATACAGCAACTATCTTCTGCATATTCTCCGGCAGTTGCTTTAGGAGGAACGGCGGTAGCGGGTGTTATGTATTTAGCTGTTTCCACTTTAATAAAAATTATAGGTACAGATTTTTTAAAAAAAATTTTACCACCTGTTGTTGTAGGACCTGTTATAATGACGATAGGGCTATCGTTGGCACCAGTTGCAAAAGATATGGCGACATCACATACACCTACCGCAGTTTTTACATTGCTTATAGCCATAATGTTAACATCTTTTGGCAAAGGGTTCTTGAAGGTTATTCCATTATTGTTAGCAATAATAGGGGGGTATCTTTTTGCCATAGGATATCAGTGGCTGGCACCTATTGAACTGTTTGGGGTAACATTATTATCATCAACTAACATAATAGATTTTTCAGCCGTAGCTTCTAGTAGCTGGGTTCCTACCTTACCTAACTTTACCACCCCAAAATTTGAATTTAGTGCAATGATTTATATGATTCCTTTTGTACTCGTTACTTTGGTAGAACACCTAGGGGATATATTGGCTATAGGTAAAACAATAGATAAGGACTTAGTTAAAGAGCCTGGTTTACCTAGAACTTTAGCCGGTGATGGAGTAGCAACCTTGTTTGCATCCTTTTTGGGAGGACCACCAAATACCACATATGGGGAAAATATTGGCGTTTTAGCTATAACAAAGGTTAAAGACCCAAAAGTAATTCAAGTCGCCGCCATGATAGTTATTTTTTTAAGTGTAAACCCTAAGTTTGTAGCTCTATTGGGTACAATTCCAGAAGCGGTAATGGGCGGGATTGTAATACTACTTTTTGGAATGATAGCGTCGGTTGGAATTAGAACTCTAGTAGAAAACAAAGTAGATTTAGCAAATACAAGGAATCTTGTGATAGTTTCAACTATTTTAATACTAGGAATTAGTGGTATAAGTGTCTGGAATTTTGAAGGAATGGGACTAGCTGCATTAGTTGGTATTGCTTTAAACGTATTGTTGCCAGATTTTAATTAA
- a CDS encoding Rqc2 family fibronectin-binding protein yields the protein MFDSLCTHALAWEYNKTLYNARIDKITQPKKHTVIVTVRKPGKNHSILLDASPDSCHTRISNQSFINPITPPKFCMLLRKYLASARIVSVEAIENERIINFNIQGRHPNGHLSNWVLSLEIMGKHSNLLFYDKDTNIILGALKILNSSSNSQREIAPNIPYTPPPRQNKITLQGDNISDLKLIAVSSSNHFLDKFLFQNVNMVSPKLAKEVVYKVFKDVNAKVGEVSDHTWEKIYNLLYSLIYTPQCNPSIFYDEDNLVDFYLFNLEHLNLKTKTKPTLNEAIDTFYTHKSKQEEVQKLHFTLSKSISSQIKKLNKKLKSLKKDLVKNEKGEKYKLYGELITANMHTLKKGLKTVTLYNYYDNTYIKIPLKASLTPNENSQRYFKKYAKAKRGIEIIKSNIQECENDLNYLNSVKYSIDISGLSELMEIKQELNKMGYLSSKDKGKSAKKETESSKPMKFVSSDNISIYVGKNNKQNDTLTLKMANPNDLWFHTKNIAGSHVVVRNEKIIPQKTIEEAAMLAAYYSKAKHSGNVEVDYTEIKNVRKPKKAKPGMVIYDNYTTVFVTPEANTIKNLQPK from the coding sequence ATGTTTGACTCACTATGTACCCATGCTTTAGCATGGGAGTATAATAAAACACTTTATAATGCTCGGATTGATAAAATTACCCAACCTAAAAAACACACTGTTATCGTGACAGTACGTAAACCAGGAAAAAACCATAGTATTTTGCTGGATGCTTCGCCTGATTCTTGCCATACAAGAATTTCTAACCAAAGTTTTATAAACCCCATAACACCTCCAAAGTTCTGCATGCTATTAAGAAAGTATTTAGCTTCAGCTAGGATAGTATCTGTTGAAGCAATAGAAAATGAACGAATCATCAACTTTAATATTCAGGGTAGGCATCCCAATGGACATCTAAGCAACTGGGTATTGTCGTTGGAAATAATGGGAAAGCATAGCAATCTATTGTTTTACGATAAAGATACAAATATCATTTTGGGAGCGCTAAAAATTTTAAACTCTAGTTCAAATAGCCAAAGAGAAATAGCACCTAATATCCCATACACCCCTCCACCAAGACAAAATAAAATCACCCTCCAAGGTGATAATATTTCTGATTTGAAACTAATAGCCGTAAGTAGTTCAAATCATTTTCTGGATAAGTTTCTCTTTCAAAATGTTAACATGGTTAGTCCGAAACTAGCAAAAGAAGTAGTATACAAAGTTTTTAAAGATGTTAACGCTAAAGTAGGGGAAGTTAGCGACCATACTTGGGAAAAAATATATAACTTACTGTATTCTTTAATCTACACTCCACAGTGTAATCCATCAATTTTTTACGATGAAGATAATTTAGTTGATTTTTATCTTTTTAATTTAGAACACCTTAACCTCAAAACTAAAACCAAACCTACCCTTAATGAAGCTATAGATACTTTTTATACACATAAAAGTAAACAAGAAGAAGTGCAAAAACTTCACTTTACACTATCAAAAAGCATAAGTTCTCAAATTAAAAAGTTAAATAAAAAGTTAAAGAGTTTAAAAAAAGACTTAGTTAAGAATGAAAAAGGGGAAAAATACAAACTTTACGGCGAACTAATAACTGCTAATATGCACACATTGAAAAAGGGGTTAAAAACAGTAACCCTATACAACTATTATGACAATACTTATATAAAAATCCCTCTAAAGGCAAGCCTAACACCTAACGAAAATAGTCAAAGATACTTTAAAAAATATGCCAAAGCAAAGCGGGGAATTGAAATAATAAAATCAAATATTCAAGAGTGTGAAAATGATTTAAACTACTTGAATTCCGTAAAATATAGTATAGATATTTCTGGACTAAGTGAATTGATGGAGATTAAACAAGAGCTAAATAAAATGGGGTATCTATCAAGTAAAGATAAGGGAAAAAGCGCTAAAAAAGAAACTGAAAGCAGTAAACCAATGAAATTTGTGTCGTCGGACAATATCAGCATTTATGTAGGTAAAAACAATAAACAAAATGATACCCTCACCTTAAAAATGGCTAACCCTAACGACTTATGGTTTCACACAAAAAATATTGCTGGAAGCCATGTGGTTGTGCGAAATGAAAAAATAATACCTCAAAAAACTATTGAAGAAGCTGCAATGCTAGCTGCTTACTACAGCAAAGCAAAGCACTCAGGGAATGTAGAGGTAGATTATACAGAAATCAAAAATGTAAGAAAACCCAAAAAAGCAAAGCCTGGTATGGTTATATATGATAATTATACAACTGTATTTGTAACTCCTGAGGCAAACACAATTAAAAATCTACAACCAAAGTAA